A single genomic interval of Nostoc commune NIES-4072 harbors:
- a CDS encoding hydrogenase small subunit — translation MTNVLWLQGGACSGNTMSFLNAEEPTVCDLIADFGIKVLWHPSLGLELGNDLQTLLRDCISGKIPLDILVFEGSVVNAPNGTGEWNRFADRAMKDWLLDLAKVAQFIVAVGDCATWGGIPAMSPNPSESEGLQFLKRQEGGFLGKDFVSQAGLPVINIPGCPAHPDWITQILVAIATGRIADIAFDELNRPQTFFNTYTQTGCTRNVHFAYKASTAEFGQRKGCLFYDLGCRGPMTHSSCNRILWNRVSSKTRAGMPCLGCTEPEFPFFDLKPGTVFKTQTVMGVPKELPPGVNKKDYALLTMVAKDAAPPWAEEDFFTV, via the coding sequence ATGACTAACGTACTATGGCTACAAGGTGGTGCTTGTTCCGGCAACACCATGTCATTTCTCAACGCTGAAGAACCGACAGTCTGTGATTTAATTGCCGACTTTGGTATCAAGGTACTTTGGCATCCTTCCTTGGGGTTAGAACTAGGCAACGACTTACAAACACTGCTGCGGGATTGCATTTCTGGCAAAATTCCTTTAGATATCTTGGTATTTGAAGGCAGTGTAGTTAATGCGCCCAACGGCACAGGCGAATGGAATCGCTTTGCCGATCGCGCCATGAAAGATTGGTTATTAGACCTCGCTAAAGTCGCTCAATTTATCGTCGCCGTAGGAGATTGTGCCACATGGGGAGGAATTCCCGCCATGTCACCCAATCCTAGCGAATCGGAAGGTTTACAATTTCTCAAACGTCAAGAAGGCGGTTTTTTAGGTAAAGACTTTGTGTCGCAAGCTGGATTACCTGTAATTAATATACCTGGATGTCCCGCTCATCCCGACTGGATTACGCAGATATTAGTTGCGATCGCTACTGGACGCATAGCAGACATTGCTTTCGATGAACTAAATCGTCCCCAAACTTTCTTCAACACCTACACCCAAACAGGTTGTACCCGCAATGTTCACTTTGCCTACAAAGCATCAACCGCCGAATTTGGTCAGCGCAAAGGCTGCCTATTTTATGACTTGGGTTGTCGCGGCCCCATGACTCATTCTTCCTGCAACCGCATCTTATGGAACCGCGTCTCATCCAAAACTCGCGCCGGAATGCCTTGCTTAGGTTGCACAGAACCAGAATTTCCCTTCTTTGATCTCAAACCAGGAACCGTATTCAAAACCCAAACAGTAATGGGAGTTCCTAAAGAATTACCGCCAGGGGTGAACAAAAAAGACTACGCCTTACTCACAATGGTCGCCAAAGACGCAGCACCACCTTGGGCAGAAGAAGACTTTTTTACTGTTTAG
- a CDS encoding type II toxin-antitoxin system VapC family toxin translates to MIIVDTGFWLALANKRDAVHISAKKRFQDLANQQFITTWCVVTETCYLLQKRVGVDAPKIFIHKISTGKLQIFDLKQHHCQRIEELMEKYKDLPMDLADSSLVILAEELGHGQILSVDYRDFNTYRWKNTEPFDNLFQEFL, encoded by the coding sequence ATGATCATAGTTGATACAGGCTTTTGGTTAGCTCTTGCCAATAAAAGAGATGCAGTTCATATATCCGCCAAAAAACGATTTCAAGATTTAGCTAATCAGCAATTTATTACAACCTGGTGTGTCGTTACGGAAACGTGCTATCTATTACAAAAAAGAGTAGGAGTAGATGCTCCAAAAATCTTTATTCATAAAATTTCTACAGGAAAGCTACAAATCTTTGATCTGAAACAACATCATTGCCAGCGTATTGAAGAACTGATGGAAAAATATAAAGACTTACCGATGGATTTAGCCGATTCCTCTCTCGTGATCCTTGCAGAAGAATTAGGTCATGGCCAAATTTTATCGGTTGATTATCGAGACTTCAACACCTATCGCTGGAAAAATACAGAACCGTTCGATAACCTCTTTCAGGAATTTTTATGA
- a CDS encoding antitoxin family protein — MPKSWYAMIRNSWGMREEFMTITVEAVYEHGVLRLSQPILLAEGTHVEVTVIATEAKPQNKTPREILAEIAAMPLEVSNDEFSGSDIDR, encoded by the coding sequence ATGCCTAAATCATGGTATGCCATGATTAGAAATAGCTGGGGCATGAGGGAAGAATTTATGACTATAACGGTAGAAGCTGTTTACGAACATGGGGTACTCAGACTATCACAGCCAATTCTATTAGCCGAGGGAACTCACGTTGAAGTCACTGTCATTGCAACTGAGGCTAAACCTCAAAACAAAACTCCTAGAGAAATTCTGGCAGAAATCGCTGCCATGCCCCTAGAAGTTAGCAATGATGAATTCTCTGGTAGCGATATAGATCGCTAA
- a CDS encoding DUF433 domain-containing protein, producing MNYRNYITIEANKRGGKPCVRGLRITVYEVLEYLASDMTEAEILDDFPDLTREDLKACIAYAADRERRLMISPLSA from the coding sequence ATGAATTACAGAAACTATATCACAATTGAAGCGAATAAACGCGGTGGTAAGCCTTGTGTGCGTGGCTTGCGAATTACAGTTTATGAGGTGCTTGAATACCTAGCTTCCGATATGACCGAAGCAGAAATTCTTGATGATTTTCCCGACCTAACGCGAGAAGATTTAAAAGCTTGTATTGCTTATGCGGCTGACCGTGAACGTCGGCTTATGATTTCTCCATTATCAGCATGA
- a CDS encoding tyrosine-type recombinase/integrase, translated as MHFLLQIYVLIVTITYAGLSSWYSKKVGCHKFRHSFATHLLQNGYDIRTV; from the coding sequence ATGCATTTCTTACTTCAAATTTATGTTCTTATAGTTACTATTACTTATGCTGGTTTGTCAAGCTGGTATTCAAAAAAGGTGGGTTGTCATAAGTTTCGCCACAGTTTTGCTACCCATTTACTGCAAAATGGCTATGATATCCGTACTGTTTAG
- a CDS encoding site-specific integrase — MNWQNQNQGNCNRHNFISQTYPPSTYEDANADSRDLFADMFADFEPHNTTDGSYRGTMAKIKATELQYQAVFEQKLVEANSNLKRDRVRVSIKQTGNSLQLRATLPLKPGDSSVDKEKKQYDLSLGIPANLEGLKTAIEESYELGKLIARHTFEWNEKYLGIKSREKQEIKTIGELLDTFDEKYYQTRHKTITSQNTFANYISVIKRNFPATTLVTKNHFEEIINSFQGNKKNELIAVSSVFIKTFQLGFILDVTRDHVTPAHREIPDNDKIVSSFDLFEKFALNRKNTNITDEIDSWEMWRWVYGMLATFGLRPRELFVEPDINWWMCFQNIDHTWKVNKNTKTGYREVIPFVPEWIELFDLHNPKPLKILEKKVTKIASVQNINWMRRDISRWFKKVGIEFQPYDLRHACAIRAHLQGIPIKAAADNLGHTVDEHTKTYQRWFGIENRKKAFGEVISQKSLIELQKNEILALRMENERLKLEVEKLKFLENV; from the coding sequence ATGAACTGGCAAAATCAAAACCAGGGTAATTGCAATCGCCACAATTTCATATCGCAGACATATCCCCCATCTACATATGAGGATGCAAACGCAGACTCAAGGGATTTGTTCGCCGATATGTTCGCAGATTTTGAGCCGCACAACACCACAGACGGTAGTTACAGAGGAACAATGGCGAAAATTAAAGCAACAGAACTACAGTATCAAGCGGTTTTTGAGCAGAAGTTAGTCGAAGCTAATAGTAATTTAAAAAGGGATAGAGTTAGAGTTAGCATTAAACAAACTGGCAATTCTCTACAGTTACGAGCTACCCTACCGTTAAAACCAGGTGATAGCAGCGTAGATAAGGAAAAAAAACAGTATGACTTGTCTCTAGGGATACCAGCAAATTTAGAGGGACTGAAAACTGCGATCGAGGAAAGTTACGAGTTGGGTAAATTAATCGCTCGCCATACCTTCGAGTGGAATGAGAAGTATTTAGGAATTAAATCTAGAGAGAAGCAAGAGATAAAAACTATTGGGGAATTATTAGATACATTTGATGAAAAATATTATCAAACCCGTCACAAAACTATAACTAGTCAAAATACTTTTGCTAACTATATATCCGTTATTAAAAGAAACTTTCCTGCAACAACTTTAGTAACCAAAAATCATTTTGAAGAAATTATTAATTCATTTCAGGGAAATAAAAAAAATGAATTAATTGCCGTATCTTCTGTTTTTATTAAAACCTTTCAGTTGGGATTTATACTTGATGTGACACGAGATCATGTCACTCCTGCTCATCGAGAAATACCTGACAATGATAAAATAGTATCTTCTTTTGACCTCTTTGAAAAATTCGCCCTCAATCGCAAAAATACAAATATTACTGATGAAATAGACAGCTGGGAAATGTGGCGTTGGGTATATGGAATGTTGGCAACCTTTGGGTTAAGACCAAGGGAATTATTTGTCGAACCAGATATTAATTGGTGGATGTGTTTCCAAAATATAGACCATACTTGGAAAGTCAATAAAAATACAAAAACTGGATATCGAGAAGTTATCCCCTTTGTACCAGAATGGATAGAATTATTTGATTTACACAATCCCAAACCATTAAAGATTTTAGAAAAAAAGGTGACAAAAATCGCATCTGTGCAAAATATTAATTGGATGCGGAGAGATATATCCAGATGGTTTAAAAAAGTGGGAATTGAGTTTCAACCCTACGATTTGCGTCATGCTTGCGCGATTCGAGCGCATCTTCAGGGAATACCCATCAAAGCCGCAGCAGATAATTTAGGTCATACTGTTGATGAACATACAAAAACCTATCAAAGATGGTTTGGTATTGAAAACCGTAAAAAAGCCTTTGGCGAGGTAATTAGTCAAAAGTCGTTAATTGAGTTGCAGAAAAATGAAATATTGGCGCTACGGATGGAGAATGAAAGGTTGAAGTTGGAAGTTGAAAAGTTGAAATTTTTGGAAAATGTTTAA